From Candidatus Dadabacteria bacterium, the proteins below share one genomic window:
- the aceE gene encoding pyruvate dehydrogenase (acetyl-transferring), homodimeric type gives MAGKKTDDPLRERVEEREWTDSFDEVVSSAGEKRAARLLGKLQIHAARKGIKIPHTANTPYVNTIPPGKEPPFPGDREIERRIKNIIRWNAMAMVVRANRNEEGIGGHISTYASAATLLEVAFNHFLKAGENADMVYFQGHASPGIYARAFLEGRVSLEQMKNFRREAGSGRGLSSYPHPWLMPDFWEFPTVSMGLSPIMGIYQARFNRYLQNRGLIEKSQSKVWVFLGDGESDEPETLGAITLAAREKLDNLIFVINCNLQRLDGPVRGNGKIIQELEAIFRGAGWEVIKAVWGADWDPLLEKDTRGLLAERMAETVDGEYQKYVVESGDYIRSKFFGTHPLLLDMVKNLADEQLERLARGGHDPQKVFAAYDAAVKTRGAPAVVLAKTVKGYGIGEASEGRNITHQQKKLNEEELQTYRTRLRIPIPDEDLPSVPFYKPPENSGEIRYLKERRKALGGPSPSRANRARPLAGVPEKPFGELLKGSGGRGATTTMAFVRMLAALLKDPAIGKLVVPIVPDEARTFGMEPLFRQVGIYASEGQKYEPVDSDTLLYYREAKDGQILEEGITEAGAMSSFIAAGSAHATHGINSIPFFVFYSMFGLQRIGDLAWAAGDMRCRGFLIGGTSGKTTLAGEGLQHQDGSSHQFSYAFPTMEAYDPAFAYELAVIVREGMKRMYCKGEDIFYYITVTNEPYPQPPMPKGKNIEEGIMRGMYRFKKSPDVKNPKRAHLLGSGAILNEAIVAAEILEKQYGVAADVWSVTSYKELYRDSQAAERWNRIHPAGKKKIPYIQKCLGGESGVFVAASDYMKSLPSSISRLLPGRAVELGTDGFGRSDTRAKLREHFEVDANNIAYAALWALCEEGKIKGGTLEKAAKELGINPRKKDPMFL, from the coding sequence AAACATCATCCGCTGGAACGCAATGGCGATGGTCGTAAGGGCAAACCGCAATGAAGAGGGAATCGGCGGGCACATATCCACTTACGCCTCGGCGGCGACTCTGCTTGAGGTGGCGTTCAATCATTTTCTCAAAGCGGGTGAAAACGCAGACATGGTTTATTTTCAGGGGCACGCCTCGCCGGGGATTTACGCGCGCGCGTTCCTTGAGGGCAGGGTTTCGCTTGAGCAGATGAAGAACTTCCGGCGCGAGGCGGGAAGCGGCAGGGGGCTGTCATCGTATCCCCACCCGTGGCTGATGCCGGACTTCTGGGAGTTTCCCACCGTGTCCATGGGGCTTTCGCCGATAATGGGAATCTATCAGGCGCGTTTTAACAGGTATCTGCAAAACCGCGGGCTTATAGAGAAATCGCAGTCCAAGGTGTGGGTTTTCCTCGGAGACGGCGAGTCGGATGAGCCGGAAACGCTTGGCGCGATAACTCTCGCGGCGCGTGAAAAACTGGACAATCTTATATTCGTCATCAACTGCAACCTCCAGCGGCTTGACGGGCCCGTGCGCGGCAACGGGAAAATCATTCAGGAACTGGAGGCGATTTTCCGGGGCGCGGGGTGGGAGGTAATCAAAGCCGTCTGGGGGGCGGACTGGGACCCGCTTCTTGAAAAAGACACCCGCGGGCTTCTCGCCGAAAGAATGGCGGAAACGGTGGACGGCGAGTATCAAAAATACGTTGTGGAAAGCGGCGACTACATACGAAGCAAATTCTTCGGAACTCATCCCCTGCTTCTTGACATGGTGAAAAATCTGGCGGACGAGCAGCTTGAGCGGCTTGCGCGCGGCGGGCACGACCCCCAAAAGGTTTTTGCCGCCTATGACGCCGCCGTCAAAACCCGGGGCGCGCCCGCGGTTGTGCTGGCGAAAACGGTAAAGGGCTACGGCATAGGGGAGGCGTCCGAGGGGCGCAACATAACGCACCAGCAGAAAAAACTGAATGAAGAGGAACTGCAAACCTACCGGACCCGCCTTCGCATCCCCATACCGGACGAGGATTTGCCGTCAGTGCCGTTTTACAAGCCGCCGGAAAACAGCGGGGAAATCCGCTACCTGAAAGAGAGAAGAAAGGCGCTCGGCGGGCCGTCCCCCTCGCGCGCAAACAGGGCGCGCCCTCTTGCCGGTGTTCCAGAAAAGCCGTTCGGGGAACTGCTCAAGGGCTCAGGCGGGCGCGGGGCGACAACCACAATGGCGTTTGTGCGCATGCTCGCCGCGCTGTTGAAAGACCCCGCAATTGGAAAACTTGTTGTTCCCATTGTTCCCGATGAAGCCCGCACGTTCGGAATGGAGCCGCTTTTCCGGCAGGTGGGCATATACGCAAGCGAGGGACAGAAATACGAGCCGGTGGATTCCGACACGCTTCTGTATTACAGGGAGGCGAAGGACGGGCAGATACTGGAAGAGGGCATAACGGAGGCGGGGGCGATGTCGTCATTCATTGCGGCGGGTAGCGCGCACGCCACTCACGGAATAAACTCCATACCGTTTTTTGTGTTTTATTCCATGTTCGGGCTTCAGAGGATTGGAGACCTTGCATGGGCGGCAGGAGACATGAGATGCCGGGGTTTTCTGATAGGCGGAACGTCCGGCAAAACCACCCTTGCGGGCGAGGGTCTTCAGCATCAGGACGGCAGCAGCCACCAGTTTTCCTACGCTTTCCCCACAATGGAGGCGTATGACCCGGCGTTCGCCTACGAGTTGGCGGTCATTGTGCGCGAGGGAATGAAAAGGATGTATTGCAAGGGGGAGGATATTTTCTATTACATAACCGTTACCAACGAGCCGTATCCGCAACCGCCGATGCCGAAGGGAAAAAACATTGAAGAGGGCATAATGCGCGGGATGTACCGGTTCAAAAAATCGCCGGATGTGAAAAACCCGAAGAGGGCGCACCTGCTTGGCAGCGGGGCTATACTGAACGAGGCCATAGTGGCGGCTGAAATCCTTGAGAAGCAATACGGCGTTGCCGCCGATGTGTGGAGCGTTACCAGTTACAAGGAACTTTACAGAGACTCTCAGGCGGCGGAAAGATGGAACAGAATTCATCCGGCGGGAAAGAAAAAAATCCCCTACATTCAAAAATGCCTCGGCGGGGAGAGCGGTGTTTTTGTCGCCGCGAGCGACTATATGAAATCGCTTCCTTCCTCAATATCCCGCCTCTTGCCCGGACGCGCGGTTGAGTTGGGAACGGACGGTTTCGGCAGGAGCGACACAAGGGCAAAGTTAAGGGAGCATTTTGAGGTTGACGCAAACAACATTGCCTACGCCGCGCTTTGGGCGCTTTGCGAGGAAGGGAAGATAAAAGGCGGGACGCTTGAAAAAGCGGCGAAGGAACTCGGCATAAATCCGCGCAAGAAAGACCCGATGTTTCTGTGA